The following are from one region of the Etheostoma spectabile isolate EspeVRDwgs_2016 chromosome 15, UIUC_Espe_1.0, whole genome shotgun sequence genome:
- the srl gene encoding sarcalumenin isoform X1 produces MKGAVWICCFLSLLHLQATAEEEEEEQDFISVLRDRSHIDETLRLATEEKAGDYAAAIERLRKIYHTSIKPMEQAYKYNELRQHEISAYPGRTLGNSATDGEITSKPMVLFLGPWSVGKSSMINYLLGMHDSPYQLYTGAEPTTSEFTVIMHGEKIRSVEGIVMAADSSRSFSPLEKFGQNFLEKLIGIEMPHKLLERVTFVDTPGIIENRKQQERGYPFNDVCQWFIDRADLIFVVFDPTKLDVGLELEMLFRQLKGRESQIRIILNKADNLATQDLMRVYGALFWSLAPLINVTEPPRVYVSSFWPYDYAPDTSRELFKREEISLLEDLNQVIENRMENKIAFIRQHGIRVRIHGLLVDRYVQTFKEKMSFFSDPELVFKEIVDDPDKFYIFKSILAKTNVSKFDLPNRDAYRDFFGVNPVTNFKPLTAQCSYMGGCLLDKIERAITNELPALLSSINSGKQPGLSSCEATGCGEKPKNRYRKN; encoded by the exons ATGAAGGGTGCAGTATGGATCTGCTGTTTCCTCTCCCTGCTACATTTGCAGGCCACAGCAG aagaagaagaagaagaacaagattTCATCTCCGTCCTCAGGGACAGATCTCACATCGACGAAACGCTGCGGCTTGCAACTGAGGAAAAAGCCGGAGACTATGCAG CGGCTATAGAGAGGTTGCGGAAGATCTACCACACATCAATCAAGCCGATGGAGCAGGCCTACAAGTACAATGAGCTGAGGCAGCACGAGATCTCAG CCTACCCCGGACGAACCCTGGGGAACTCAGCCACAG ATGGGGAGATTACCTCCAAGCCCATGGTGCTGTTCCTGGGACCCTGGAGTGTAGGAAAGTCCTCAATGATCAATTACCTCCTAGGCATGCACGACAGCCCCTATCAGCTCTACACAG GAGCTGAACCTACTACCTCTGAGTTCACTGTAATTATGCATGGAGAGAAGATCCGCTCTGTTGAGGGTATTGTTATGGCAGCAGACAGCTCCCGGTCCTTCTCTCCTTTGGAGAAGTTTGGACAAAACTTCCTTGAAAAGCTAATCGGTATTGAGATGCCCCACAAGCTGCTGGAACGTGTGACTTTTGTGGACACACCAGGAATCATTGAAAACCGGAAGCAGCAGGAGAGAG GCTATCCCTTCAATGATGTTTGCCAGTGGTTCATTGATCGTGCTGACCTGATCTTTGTGGTGTTTGACCCCACCAAGCTGGACGTTGGCCTTGAGCTGGAGATGCTCTTCCGGCAGTTGAAGGGTCGCGAATCCCAGATCCGTATCATCCTAAACAAGGCTGACAACCTGGCCACCCAGGACTTAATGAGAGTCTATGGAGCACTCTTTTGGAGCTTAGCACCCCTCATCAATGTCACTGAACCCCCCCGTGTCTACGTCAGCTCTTTCTGGCCATATGACTATGCACCTGATACCAGCCGGGAGCTCTTCAAGCGAGAGGAGATCTCCCTCCTGGAAGATCTGAACCAGGTGATTGAAAACCGCATGGAGAACAAAATTGCCTTCATCCGCCAACATGGCATCCGTGTGCGCATCCATGGCCTGCTGGTAGACCGCTACGTCCAGACCTTTAAAGAGAAGATGAGCTTCTTCAGTGACCCTGAACTAGTCTTCAAGGAGATTGTGGACGACCCGGACAAGTTCTATATTTTCAAATCCATCCTAGCCAAGACCAACGTCAGCAAGTTTGACCTGCCCAACCGCGATGCCTACCGTGACTTCTTTGGAGTCAACCCGGTCACCAACTTCAAGCCCCTGACGGCTCAGTGCTCCTACATGGGAGGCTGTCTGTTGGATAAGATTGAGAGGGCAATCACCAATGAGCTGCCCGCCCTTCTGAGCAGCATTAACTCTGGCAAGCAGCCTGGCCTGTCCTCCTGTGAGGCTACTGGCTGTGGTGAAAAGCCAAAGAATCGCTACCGGAAGAACTGa
- the srl gene encoding sarcalumenin isoform X3, producing MKGAVWICCFLSLLHLQATAEEEEEEQDFISVLRDRSHIDETLRLATEEKAGDYAAAIERLRKIYHTSIKPMEQAYKYNELRQHEISDGEITSKPMVLFLGPWSVGKSSMINYLLGMHDSPYQLYTGAEPTTSEFTVIMHGEKIRSVEGIVMAADSSRSFSPLEKFGQNFLEKLIGIEMPHKLLERVTFVDTPGIIENRKQQERGYPFNDVCQWFIDRADLIFVVFDPTKLDVGLELEMLFRQLKGRESQIRIILNKADNLATQDLMRVYGALFWSLAPLINVTEPPRVYVSSFWPYDYAPDTSRELFKREEISLLEDLNQVIENRMENKIAFIRQHGIRVRIHGLLVDRYVQTFKEKMSFFSDPELVFKEIVDDPDKFYIFKSILAKTNVSKFDLPNRDAYRDFFGVNPVTNFKPLTAQCSYMGGCLLDKIERAITNELPALLSSINSGKQPGLSSCEATGCGEKPKNRYRKN from the exons ATGAAGGGTGCAGTATGGATCTGCTGTTTCCTCTCCCTGCTACATTTGCAGGCCACAGCAG aagaagaagaagaagaacaagattTCATCTCCGTCCTCAGGGACAGATCTCACATCGACGAAACGCTGCGGCTTGCAACTGAGGAAAAAGCCGGAGACTATGCAG CGGCTATAGAGAGGTTGCGGAAGATCTACCACACATCAATCAAGCCGATGGAGCAGGCCTACAAGTACAATGAGCTGAGGCAGCACGAGATCTCAG ATGGGGAGATTACCTCCAAGCCCATGGTGCTGTTCCTGGGACCCTGGAGTGTAGGAAAGTCCTCAATGATCAATTACCTCCTAGGCATGCACGACAGCCCCTATCAGCTCTACACAG GAGCTGAACCTACTACCTCTGAGTTCACTGTAATTATGCATGGAGAGAAGATCCGCTCTGTTGAGGGTATTGTTATGGCAGCAGACAGCTCCCGGTCCTTCTCTCCTTTGGAGAAGTTTGGACAAAACTTCCTTGAAAAGCTAATCGGTATTGAGATGCCCCACAAGCTGCTGGAACGTGTGACTTTTGTGGACACACCAGGAATCATTGAAAACCGGAAGCAGCAGGAGAGAG GCTATCCCTTCAATGATGTTTGCCAGTGGTTCATTGATCGTGCTGACCTGATCTTTGTGGTGTTTGACCCCACCAAGCTGGACGTTGGCCTTGAGCTGGAGATGCTCTTCCGGCAGTTGAAGGGTCGCGAATCCCAGATCCGTATCATCCTAAACAAGGCTGACAACCTGGCCACCCAGGACTTAATGAGAGTCTATGGAGCACTCTTTTGGAGCTTAGCACCCCTCATCAATGTCACTGAACCCCCCCGTGTCTACGTCAGCTCTTTCTGGCCATATGACTATGCACCTGATACCAGCCGGGAGCTCTTCAAGCGAGAGGAGATCTCCCTCCTGGAAGATCTGAACCAGGTGATTGAAAACCGCATGGAGAACAAAATTGCCTTCATCCGCCAACATGGCATCCGTGTGCGCATCCATGGCCTGCTGGTAGACCGCTACGTCCAGACCTTTAAAGAGAAGATGAGCTTCTTCAGTGACCCTGAACTAGTCTTCAAGGAGATTGTGGACGACCCGGACAAGTTCTATATTTTCAAATCCATCCTAGCCAAGACCAACGTCAGCAAGTTTGACCTGCCCAACCGCGATGCCTACCGTGACTTCTTTGGAGTCAACCCGGTCACCAACTTCAAGCCCCTGACGGCTCAGTGCTCCTACATGGGAGGCTGTCTGTTGGATAAGATTGAGAGGGCAATCACCAATGAGCTGCCCGCCCTTCTGAGCAGCATTAACTCTGGCAAGCAGCCTGGCCTGTCCTCCTGTGAGGCTACTGGCTGTGGTGAAAAGCCAAAGAATCGCTACCGGAAGAACTGa
- the srl gene encoding sarcalumenin isoform X4: MKGAVWICCFLSLLHLQATAEEEEEQDFISVLRDRSHIDETLRLATEEKAGDYAAAIERLRKIYHTSIKPMEQAYKYNELRQHEISDGEITSKPMVLFLGPWSVGKSSMINYLLGMHDSPYQLYTGAEPTTSEFTVIMHGEKIRSVEGIVMAADSSRSFSPLEKFGQNFLEKLIGIEMPHKLLERVTFVDTPGIIENRKQQERGYPFNDVCQWFIDRADLIFVVFDPTKLDVGLELEMLFRQLKGRESQIRIILNKADNLATQDLMRVYGALFWSLAPLINVTEPPRVYVSSFWPYDYAPDTSRELFKREEISLLEDLNQVIENRMENKIAFIRQHGIRVRIHGLLVDRYVQTFKEKMSFFSDPELVFKEIVDDPDKFYIFKSILAKTNVSKFDLPNRDAYRDFFGVNPVTNFKPLTAQCSYMGGCLLDKIERAITNELPALLSSINSGKQPGLSSCEATGCGEKPKNRYRKN, from the exons ATGAAGGGTGCAGTATGGATCTGCTGTTTCCTCTCCCTGCTACATTTGCAGGCCACAGCAG aagaagaagaagaacaagattTCATCTCCGTCCTCAGGGACAGATCTCACATCGACGAAACGCTGCGGCTTGCAACTGAGGAAAAAGCCGGAGACTATGCAG CGGCTATAGAGAGGTTGCGGAAGATCTACCACACATCAATCAAGCCGATGGAGCAGGCCTACAAGTACAATGAGCTGAGGCAGCACGAGATCTCAG ATGGGGAGATTACCTCCAAGCCCATGGTGCTGTTCCTGGGACCCTGGAGTGTAGGAAAGTCCTCAATGATCAATTACCTCCTAGGCATGCACGACAGCCCCTATCAGCTCTACACAG GAGCTGAACCTACTACCTCTGAGTTCACTGTAATTATGCATGGAGAGAAGATCCGCTCTGTTGAGGGTATTGTTATGGCAGCAGACAGCTCCCGGTCCTTCTCTCCTTTGGAGAAGTTTGGACAAAACTTCCTTGAAAAGCTAATCGGTATTGAGATGCCCCACAAGCTGCTGGAACGTGTGACTTTTGTGGACACACCAGGAATCATTGAAAACCGGAAGCAGCAGGAGAGAG GCTATCCCTTCAATGATGTTTGCCAGTGGTTCATTGATCGTGCTGACCTGATCTTTGTGGTGTTTGACCCCACCAAGCTGGACGTTGGCCTTGAGCTGGAGATGCTCTTCCGGCAGTTGAAGGGTCGCGAATCCCAGATCCGTATCATCCTAAACAAGGCTGACAACCTGGCCACCCAGGACTTAATGAGAGTCTATGGAGCACTCTTTTGGAGCTTAGCACCCCTCATCAATGTCACTGAACCCCCCCGTGTCTACGTCAGCTCTTTCTGGCCATATGACTATGCACCTGATACCAGCCGGGAGCTCTTCAAGCGAGAGGAGATCTCCCTCCTGGAAGATCTGAACCAGGTGATTGAAAACCGCATGGAGAACAAAATTGCCTTCATCCGCCAACATGGCATCCGTGTGCGCATCCATGGCCTGCTGGTAGACCGCTACGTCCAGACCTTTAAAGAGAAGATGAGCTTCTTCAGTGACCCTGAACTAGTCTTCAAGGAGATTGTGGACGACCCGGACAAGTTCTATATTTTCAAATCCATCCTAGCCAAGACCAACGTCAGCAAGTTTGACCTGCCCAACCGCGATGCCTACCGTGACTTCTTTGGAGTCAACCCGGTCACCAACTTCAAGCCCCTGACGGCTCAGTGCTCCTACATGGGAGGCTGTCTGTTGGATAAGATTGAGAGGGCAATCACCAATGAGCTGCCCGCCCTTCTGAGCAGCATTAACTCTGGCAAGCAGCCTGGCCTGTCCTCCTGTGAGGCTACTGGCTGTGGTGAAAAGCCAAAGAATCGCTACCGGAAGAACTGa
- the srl gene encoding sarcalumenin isoform X2, with the protein MKGAVWICCFLSLLHLQATAEEEEEQDFISVLRDRSHIDETLRLATEEKAGDYAAAIERLRKIYHTSIKPMEQAYKYNELRQHEISAYPGRTLGNSATDGEITSKPMVLFLGPWSVGKSSMINYLLGMHDSPYQLYTGAEPTTSEFTVIMHGEKIRSVEGIVMAADSSRSFSPLEKFGQNFLEKLIGIEMPHKLLERVTFVDTPGIIENRKQQERGYPFNDVCQWFIDRADLIFVVFDPTKLDVGLELEMLFRQLKGRESQIRIILNKADNLATQDLMRVYGALFWSLAPLINVTEPPRVYVSSFWPYDYAPDTSRELFKREEISLLEDLNQVIENRMENKIAFIRQHGIRVRIHGLLVDRYVQTFKEKMSFFSDPELVFKEIVDDPDKFYIFKSILAKTNVSKFDLPNRDAYRDFFGVNPVTNFKPLTAQCSYMGGCLLDKIERAITNELPALLSSINSGKQPGLSSCEATGCGEKPKNRYRKN; encoded by the exons ATGAAGGGTGCAGTATGGATCTGCTGTTTCCTCTCCCTGCTACATTTGCAGGCCACAGCAG aagaagaagaagaacaagattTCATCTCCGTCCTCAGGGACAGATCTCACATCGACGAAACGCTGCGGCTTGCAACTGAGGAAAAAGCCGGAGACTATGCAG CGGCTATAGAGAGGTTGCGGAAGATCTACCACACATCAATCAAGCCGATGGAGCAGGCCTACAAGTACAATGAGCTGAGGCAGCACGAGATCTCAG CCTACCCCGGACGAACCCTGGGGAACTCAGCCACAG ATGGGGAGATTACCTCCAAGCCCATGGTGCTGTTCCTGGGACCCTGGAGTGTAGGAAAGTCCTCAATGATCAATTACCTCCTAGGCATGCACGACAGCCCCTATCAGCTCTACACAG GAGCTGAACCTACTACCTCTGAGTTCACTGTAATTATGCATGGAGAGAAGATCCGCTCTGTTGAGGGTATTGTTATGGCAGCAGACAGCTCCCGGTCCTTCTCTCCTTTGGAGAAGTTTGGACAAAACTTCCTTGAAAAGCTAATCGGTATTGAGATGCCCCACAAGCTGCTGGAACGTGTGACTTTTGTGGACACACCAGGAATCATTGAAAACCGGAAGCAGCAGGAGAGAG GCTATCCCTTCAATGATGTTTGCCAGTGGTTCATTGATCGTGCTGACCTGATCTTTGTGGTGTTTGACCCCACCAAGCTGGACGTTGGCCTTGAGCTGGAGATGCTCTTCCGGCAGTTGAAGGGTCGCGAATCCCAGATCCGTATCATCCTAAACAAGGCTGACAACCTGGCCACCCAGGACTTAATGAGAGTCTATGGAGCACTCTTTTGGAGCTTAGCACCCCTCATCAATGTCACTGAACCCCCCCGTGTCTACGTCAGCTCTTTCTGGCCATATGACTATGCACCTGATACCAGCCGGGAGCTCTTCAAGCGAGAGGAGATCTCCCTCCTGGAAGATCTGAACCAGGTGATTGAAAACCGCATGGAGAACAAAATTGCCTTCATCCGCCAACATGGCATCCGTGTGCGCATCCATGGCCTGCTGGTAGACCGCTACGTCCAGACCTTTAAAGAGAAGATGAGCTTCTTCAGTGACCCTGAACTAGTCTTCAAGGAGATTGTGGACGACCCGGACAAGTTCTATATTTTCAAATCCATCCTAGCCAAGACCAACGTCAGCAAGTTTGACCTGCCCAACCGCGATGCCTACCGTGACTTCTTTGGAGTCAACCCGGTCACCAACTTCAAGCCCCTGACGGCTCAGTGCTCCTACATGGGAGGCTGTCTGTTGGATAAGATTGAGAGGGCAATCACCAATGAGCTGCCCGCCCTTCTGAGCAGCATTAACTCTGGCAAGCAGCCTGGCCTGTCCTCCTGTGAGGCTACTGGCTGTGGTGAAAAGCCAAAGAATCGCTACCGGAAGAACTGa